The following are from one region of the Chanos chanos chromosome 10, fChaCha1.1, whole genome shotgun sequence genome:
- the tmem121aa gene encoding transmembrane protein 121, whose protein sequence is MVLPPPDKRHVCLTTIVIMTSMAFMDAYLVEQNQGPRKIGVCIIVLVGDICFLIVLRYVAVWVGAEVRTAKRGYAMILWFLYIFVLEIKLYFVFQNYKADRKSLETVARKALTLLLSVCVPGLYLVLVALDSMEYVRTFRKKEDMRGRLFWVALDLLDVLDIQANLWEPQRTGLPIWAEGLMFFYCYILLLILPCVSLSEISVQGEHVSPQKMMLYPVLSLVTINIVTIVIRGVNMVLFQDSRVSTIFIGKNVVAIATKVCTFLEYRRQVKEFPPQDPTSIAMELQQNSVPHNQTLPNTTTSLPEEPSPPREVIDT, encoded by the coding sequence ATGGTTCTGCCGCCCCCGGACAAGCGACACGTGTGTCTGACCACCATCGTCATCATGACCAGCATGGCATTCATGGACGCCTACCTGGTGGAGCAGAACCAGGGACCACGCAAGATTGGTGTATGCATCATCGTCCTGGTGGGAGACATCTGCTTTTTAATTGTCCTGAGGTACGTGGCTGTTTGGGTGGGTGCTGAGGTACGGACAGCCAAACGTGGCTATGCCATGATTCTCTGGTTCCTCTACATCTTTGTACTGGAGATAAAGCTTTACTTTGTCTTCCAGAACTACAAGGCTGACCGTAAGAGCCTGGAGACAGTGGCAAGGAAGGCCCTGACTCTGTTACTATCCGTCTGCGTGCCAGGACTCTATTTGGTCTTGGTCGCATTGGATAGTATGGAGTATGTGAGAACCTTCCGGAAAAAGGAGGACATGCGGGGAAGGCTCTTCTGGGTTGCACTCGACCTGCTGGATGTGCTGGACATTCAGGCTAACCTATGGGAGCCACAGCGGACAGGCTTACCAATTTGGGCAGAGGGTCTGATGTTCTTCTACTGCTACATTCTGCTGCTGATCCtgccctgtgtctctctgagcGAGATCAGCGTGCAAGGTGAGCATGTCTCACCGCAGAAGATGATGCTGTACCCTGTGCTCAGCCTTGTCACTATCAACATTGTAACAATTGTCATTCGAGGGGTCAACATGGTCCTGTTCCAGGATAGCCGGGTATCCACAATCTTCATAGGTAAGAATGTAGTGGCAATTGCAACCAAGGTCTGCACTTTCCTGGAGTATCGCAGACAAGTGAAGGAGTTTCCACCACAGGATCCAACGAGCATTGCCATGGAGCTGCAGCAAAACTCTGTTCCACATAACCAGACATTGCCAAACACCACCACCAGCCTACCAGAGGAGCCGTCACCCCCCCGTGAGGTCATTGACACATGA